A stretch of the Bordetella genomosp. 8 genome encodes the following:
- the rpmH gene encoding 50S ribosomal protein L34 encodes MKRTFQPSVTRRKRTHGFRVRMKTRGGRAVLNARRAKGRKRLAV; translated from the coding sequence ATGAAACGCACTTTCCAACCCTCCGTTACCCGCCGCAAGCGCACCCATGGCTTTCGCGTGCGCATGAAGACCCGTGGCGGCCGCGCCGTGCTGAACGCACGCCGCGCCAAGGGCCGCAAGCGTCTGGCGGTCTGA